A window of Cohnella herbarum contains these coding sequences:
- a CDS encoding sporulation protein YjcZ: MSGAVGGYYASAAFVLVLFILLVIILRAGY, encoded by the coding sequence ATGTCTGGTGCAGTCGGCGGATACTATGCATCGGCAGCCTTCGTGCTTGTCTTGTTCATCTTGCTGGTCATCATCTTGCGCGCTGGTTACTAA
- a CDS encoding D-2-hydroxyacid dehydrogenase, which translates to MSTLLILFELKPEQVQQIQSLVPDWTIISGQADTITDEQRRSAEVVLGWDSAMAGVLDSDCRLKWVQTSSAGVDKLPLDKFRELGIHLTSASGIHPISMAETLFAMLLSFNRNLHLAIRNQSQREWKVSERYDQLSGKTMGIIGVGTIGIEIARLAGAFGMRTVGIRRSADPLAGIDRMYGMEQLDDVLSQSDVVVNVLPYTEDTHHLFNAERFGKMRPSALFFNLGRGPSVDTDALVRALDDGNLRGAGLDVFETEPLPSEHPLWTMENVIITPHIGGWTSQYKQKVADILLHNLHAYITTGKPARNVVDFSRSY; encoded by the coding sequence CTGTCAACGCTTCTGATCTTATTCGAACTTAAACCTGAACAAGTTCAACAAATCCAATCGCTTGTACCCGATTGGACAATCATCTCCGGACAAGCCGATACGATAACGGACGAACAGCGTCGCAGCGCGGAGGTCGTGCTCGGCTGGGACTCCGCCATGGCAGGAGTTCTAGATTCCGATTGCCGATTGAAGTGGGTGCAGACGAGCTCCGCCGGAGTCGACAAGCTGCCTTTAGACAAGTTTCGAGAACTCGGGATCCACTTGACAAGCGCTAGCGGCATTCATCCGATATCGATGGCGGAAACGTTATTCGCGATGCTGCTTTCTTTCAATCGTAATCTGCATCTTGCGATTCGTAATCAAAGCCAACGCGAATGGAAGGTCTCGGAACGATACGATCAACTATCCGGCAAAACGATGGGGATCATCGGAGTCGGTACGATTGGGATTGAGATCGCCCGCTTGGCCGGAGCGTTCGGCATGCGAACCGTTGGAATCAGACGGAGTGCCGATCCATTGGCGGGAATCGACCGAATGTACGGAATGGAGCAGTTGGATGACGTATTGTCTCAGAGCGACGTTGTGGTGAACGTGCTGCCCTATACGGAGGATACCCATCATCTATTTAACGCCGAGCGATTCGGAAAAATGCGCCCCTCCGCTCTGTTCTTCAATTTAGGACGCGGACCATCGGTCGATACGGATGCTCTTGTCCGCGCATTAGATGACGGAAATCTGCGCGGTGCCGGATTAGACGTATTCGAAACCGAGCCTTTGCCTTCCGAACATCCGTTATGGACGATGGAGAATGTTATCATTACGCCGCATATCGGTGGATGGACGAGCCAGTATAAACAGAAGGTTGCGGATATATTGCTGCATAATCTGCATGCCTACATTACGACCGGCAAGCCTGCCCGCAACGTCGTAGATTTCTCTCGAAGTTATTAA
- a CDS encoding GGDEF domain-containing protein codes for MFQITMSPNQFGLLFSSAMAVVIVALMLFMSYRLFARNRRQAYRSLLTSLAFILIHHLLQLAISLGLTPSTPSLVFIGKLLQVYAFIVINFAIFELYHRRRPRTRLWFFGLLVVGLLIALGDILPGVSSTDQDWLSKMQSTPALDAFLLLLGPLFVLMFAPHIGQPRKYMSSLMIAFTMQIAVISGTYWAPDVQIFKTIAGLLPVFYYVLLFAILFERVVEILQSVYRSSITDGLTNLYNRRYFMGRLEQALQAGRPLGVIFCDIDNFKKLNDTQGHHKADGVLKQASALLMEETEGVGLAGRYGGEELVAFVIGTSAAVMQAAESIRSRTEKETIVTISVGYSLAAPGETAESLMKQADQAMYNSKTSGKNRVTDYATIAGNDAPESNKRRRGS; via the coding sequence ATGTTCCAGATTACTATGTCGCCTAATCAATTCGGACTCCTATTTTCATCCGCGATGGCTGTCGTGATCGTCGCTCTGATGCTGTTCATGTCCTATCGCTTATTCGCGCGTAATCGCAGGCAAGCTTATAGGTCGTTGCTCACTTCCCTCGCGTTCATACTTATACACCACTTGTTGCAGCTTGCGATCTCGCTGGGTCTGACGCCTTCGACGCCTTCTTTGGTATTTATCGGGAAGCTTCTACAAGTATATGCGTTCATCGTCATCAATTTCGCTATTTTCGAACTTTATCACCGGCGCCGTCCCAGAACAAGGCTCTGGTTTTTCGGATTACTCGTCGTCGGGCTTCTCATCGCTCTCGGCGATATTCTGCCCGGCGTTTCTTCGACCGATCAAGATTGGCTTAGCAAGATGCAGTCCACTCCGGCATTGGACGCTTTCCTGCTGCTTCTAGGTCCGTTATTCGTATTGATGTTCGCCCCGCATATCGGTCAACCGCGCAAATATATGTCGAGTCTTATGATCGCGTTTACGATGCAGATTGCCGTTATCTCCGGTACCTATTGGGCGCCGGACGTTCAAATTTTCAAGACGATCGCCGGGCTGCTGCCGGTATTCTATTATGTTCTGTTGTTCGCGATTTTGTTTGAACGGGTTGTCGAAATTTTGCAATCCGTCTACCGCTCCTCCATCACGGACGGTTTAACGAATCTGTACAACAGAAGATACTTTATGGGAAGATTGGAGCAAGCGCTGCAAGCCGGTCGCCCGCTTGGCGTAATTTTCTGCGATATCGATAATTTCAAGAAATTGAACGACACCCAAGGCCATCATAAAGCCGACGGCGTACTCAAGCAAGCATCCGCGTTGCTCATGGAAGAAACGGAAGGCGTCGGGTTAGCCGGGCGGTACGGCGGCGAAGAGCTTGTCGCCTTCGTCATCGGGACGTCCGCCGCGGTCATGCAAGCCGCTGAATCGATACGTTCGCGGACGGAGAAGGAAACGATCGTCACGATAAGCGTTGGCTATAGCCTTGCCGCGCCGGGCGAAACCGCCGAGTCGCTAATGAAGCAAGCGGACCAAGCCATGTACAATAGCAAAACTTCCGGGAAAAACCGCGTCACGGATTACGCGACGATTGCGGGAAATGACGCTCCCGAATCTAACAAGAGACGCCGCGGAAGCTAA
- a CDS encoding glycosyltransferase family 4 protein, producing MNILQALFFPPEQPGGVSSMVPYIGERFRKIGWEMEMFSLPKRIRNKGHDEIEFSTFDWRLYSGNVIVDKYIQTYKDYIWWVKLRLTGQKFDLIHAHHPIAAMAMKHIYPDTPVLMTVHSSYERELILNGRIAEGSPEHRFLTSIYGELEHRTDRLMTVSKSFATYIGNYLQEPNSTLVIPNGYDEKRFKPIPHENEVTQLVTVCRLVPAKGLDVLLRACAELRRKNSKFVLHIIGDGPIREELESLSQKLGIYDDTIFYGYMLHPEELLPFFDVFVLPSRAEAFGSVFAEAALCLLALVGTDVGGIAEQIEDGANGLLVPSEDPIALANALETVINDPHFRYEMARAGWNKAKKTYSLNRVISELKRIYVSYAPQAEQGINKQET from the coding sequence TTGAATATTTTACAGGCTCTGTTTTTCCCCCCGGAGCAGCCGGGCGGCGTCTCGTCCATGGTTCCTTATATCGGAGAGCGGTTCCGCAAGATCGGCTGGGAAATGGAAATGTTCTCGTTGCCGAAGCGAATCCGGAACAAAGGACACGACGAGATCGAGTTCTCTACATTCGACTGGCGGCTTTATTCAGGCAACGTTATCGTAGACAAATACATCCAAACTTATAAAGATTACATTTGGTGGGTCAAGCTGCGGCTTACCGGGCAAAAGTTCGACCTTATTCACGCCCATCATCCGATCGCGGCCATGGCCATGAAGCATATCTATCCCGACACGCCCGTACTGATGACGGTTCACTCCAGTTACGAAAGAGAGCTGATTCTGAACGGGCGGATCGCCGAAGGCAGCCCCGAGCACCGGTTTCTAACTTCGATCTACGGGGAACTGGAGCATCGTACAGACAGGTTGATGACGGTATCGAAGTCGTTTGCTACTTATATCGGCAACTATTTGCAAGAACCTAACAGCACTTTAGTCATTCCTAACGGTTACGATGAGAAAAGATTCAAACCGATTCCTCATGAGAACGAGGTTACTCAACTCGTTACCGTCTGTCGGCTCGTGCCGGCAAAAGGCTTGGACGTGTTGCTGAGAGCATGCGCCGAGCTGCGGCGAAAGAACAGTAAATTCGTGCTGCATATTATCGGGGACGGTCCGATTCGCGAAGAGTTAGAATCGTTGTCCCAGAAGTTGGGGATTTACGACGACACGATTTTCTACGGTTACATGCTGCACCCGGAAGAACTGCTTCCCTTCTTCGACGTGTTCGTATTGCCTTCCCGTGCGGAAGCATTCGGTTCCGTGTTCGCCGAAGCCGCTCTTTGCCTGCTGGCCCTGGTCGGAACGGACGTGGGCGGCATCGCCGAACAGATCGAAGACGGAGCGAACGGATTGCTGGTACCGTCCGAAGATCCGATTGCTCTGGCTAACGCGCTGGAGACGGTCATTAACGATCCTCATTTCCGCTACGAAATGGCGAGAGCAGGGTGGAACAAAGCGAAGAAAACCTACTCTCTTAACCGCGTGATCAGCGAACTGAAACGGATTTATGTTTCTTATGCACCCCAAGCGGAACAAGGGATCAATAAACAGGAGACGTGA
- a CDS encoding metallophosphoesterase family protein: MGVPFTFVHAADLHLDSPFKGLTKVPESVRDRLRESTFVALRGICDVVKREKVDFVVLAGDLFDAADRSLKAQLRLQRALEDMTANGAQVFVVHGNHDPESGRQAKLDWPEGVFVFGSSSVDCYSAYTRGGQLAAHVYGISYPTSAVADNLALRFKKREGAPFHLALLHANVDGDPAYDNYAPCKLEELKTAGFDYWALGHVHDRRTLNEYPHVVYPGNIQGRSIRETGSKGAYVVSVAESGAVDMRFEDVADVLWREVTVTIEGLEREQDLKNRMLSALEDVRRDAQGRPALVRVRLIGRGVMHDRLLQPSIAEEWLEELREWIGAPEETEAWIWPESILVRTGGTLLLDTISEDEGFIGELVRKGIAATGSADLSKALLDESLEVLHRQPKVREWLESRTHDERVQWIQQAMELTLTLLRVEEAG, from the coding sequence GTGGGTGTTCCTTTTACGTTCGTCCATGCGGCCGACTTGCATCTGGATAGTCCGTTCAAAGGGCTGACCAAAGTGCCCGAAAGCGTTCGGGATCGGCTGCGGGAATCGACGTTCGTTGCCTTACGGGGGATATGCGACGTCGTGAAGAGGGAGAAGGTCGACTTCGTCGTGCTTGCGGGGGACTTATTCGATGCCGCGGACCGTTCGTTGAAGGCGCAGCTTCGTCTGCAACGCGCTTTGGAAGACATGACGGCCAACGGCGCGCAAGTGTTCGTCGTGCACGGCAATCACGATCCCGAGAGCGGACGCCAAGCCAAGCTCGATTGGCCGGAAGGCGTGTTCGTATTCGGATCCTCGTCGGTGGATTGCTATTCTGCTTATACTCGCGGCGGGCAACTGGCTGCTCACGTATACGGTATTTCGTATCCGACGTCGGCCGTCGCCGATAACCTGGCGCTCCGCTTCAAGAAACGGGAGGGGGCGCCTTTTCATTTGGCGTTGCTTCACGCCAACGTAGACGGAGATCCGGCCTACGATAATTATGCTCCTTGCAAGCTCGAAGAGCTCAAGACGGCAGGTTTCGATTATTGGGCGCTAGGCCACGTGCATGATCGCAGGACGTTAAACGAGTATCCTCACGTCGTCTATCCCGGCAATATTCAAGGGCGCAGCATTCGGGAAACGGGAAGCAAAGGCGCTTACGTCGTCTCGGTTGCCGAATCGGGAGCCGTGGACATGCGCTTCGAAGACGTAGCAGACGTCCTCTGGCGGGAGGTTACGGTAACGATCGAGGGATTGGAAAGAGAGCAAGATCTTAAAAACCGCATGTTGTCGGCGCTCGAAGACGTCAGGAGAGATGCGCAAGGTCGACCGGCTCTTGTGAGAGTGCGGCTGATCGGCCGAGGAGTCATGCACGATCGCTTGCTTCAACCGAGTATAGCGGAGGAATGGCTCGAAGAGCTTAGGGAATGGATCGGGGCTCCCGAGGAGACCGAAGCTTGGATCTGGCCGGAGTCGATCCTCGTGCGAACGGGCGGAACGCTTCTTCTGGACACGATTTCGGAGGATGAGGGATTCATAGGAGAATTGGTCCGCAAGGGAATTGCCGCAACGGGGTCCGCGGATTTGTCCAAGGCGCTGTTGGACGAGTCGCTTGAAGTTCTGCATCGGCAACCGAAAGTACGGGAATGGCTGGAATCAAGAACGCATGACGAGCGCGTGCAATGGATTCAGCAGGCAATGGAGCTTACCTTAACGCTATTGCGGGTTGAAGAGGCCGGATAG
- a CDS encoding AAA family ATPase, whose protein sequence is MYIKELHVDGYGALSGVKLRLDAPVTVIYGPNEAGKSTLLRFVRSMLYGFPTRKEPVERGEPVLGGRHGGRLLLADKSGQEWLLERYAERGSEVTVRDPGGMERAVRQAEWQRMLLGGISEQLFRQLFSVSLNELNELRTLQGEEVGNYLYHAGLAGGSAITSASRRLGAEMDRLYRPKGTTQEMNRLLVAIKETEAAIRQGRDGIHAYLETKGALARVEHLLLSMEEGIPELRRETAKLQGAFELREWWLKREMLLTEDAELRDQLREPSTVLLREDTALRWAELKKDKYESSSRLAVARNARTELLQLREKLTWQAEWVNVHLEWERLESMREAITAKREERAELEAERRTLEETISSILSRVSATWGEAELLTFGGMAAEREQIRKVQQSWEEEEKAAIALQAEMRRLARQQEVVQSEDNLADEYGIGREPADGNNGSEFSFGYFVPRTRAALLQAWHGLEDARRDYERSRSSVRSPRSTASRVNSKAKRGSAPGYAIAGLLGAIAIALPIGIGLSLSRTVPLFVYFLSSVLLLAAGAVIFVSRRNFRQEARGGSDDAFSASAEDDLIAVRFHHKQMNDRLRQLVQHAETAASRLLPELPESLVPDMRESQHTIDAVWQQLRTAVHEQLGRLEESDRLRDKQQELQNRVQELRMERDLVERDALEQRSRMNQLQTNWKQWLASKRLPPHLTPDSLPELFGIAEQGQAALRQRQRVAERSQSLQAAIREFEQTAVRLIEICSTPTGIPADIVQAVQGLYKESKRHVGLKNEAEQLEGQLALIEATVEEEQALLANIDIRIADLFREAHVGSEAELESRLRIEERSLALRKEAREIQLRLESGRDSEEQSRLYELLRAYDEASLTSLLRERKDLLIAEEARRTELLDQRGRLTQELDRQRSEAELEDHGQRLRELQAKLERLTERYAVLAIGERLIVQTKAVFEEEKQPEVLQRASRYFRRMTNDAYVRIVAPGDSKTLFAETPDRRSLDSAFLSRGTQEQLYLAMRFALCDAASPEHPLPLLLDDLFVHFDEQRLTQALPVLSELANSRQIVLFTCHRYMARTIASGIPSVRILSLGEQEV, encoded by the coding sequence ATGTACATAAAAGAACTCCATGTGGACGGATACGGCGCGCTATCGGGAGTAAAGCTCCGGTTAGACGCTCCCGTTACCGTCATTTATGGTCCTAACGAAGCGGGCAAGAGCACGCTACTTCGTTTTGTCCGCAGCATGTTGTACGGATTCCCGACGCGTAAAGAACCGGTCGAGCGAGGAGAGCCCGTACTCGGCGGAAGACATGGCGGACGGCTTCTCCTCGCGGACAAGTCCGGGCAAGAATGGCTGTTGGAACGTTATGCCGAACGCGGATCGGAGGTTACCGTTCGGGATCCGGGCGGGATGGAACGCGCCGTTAGGCAAGCGGAATGGCAACGGATGCTGCTGGGGGGGATCTCGGAACAGCTGTTTCGGCAATTGTTCTCCGTATCGCTGAACGAACTGAACGAATTGCGAACGCTGCAAGGGGAAGAGGTCGGCAATTATCTATACCACGCAGGGCTTGCGGGCGGCTCCGCGATCACGTCTGCGAGTCGCCGGCTAGGCGCGGAGATGGATCGCCTCTACCGTCCGAAAGGGACAACGCAGGAGATGAATCGGCTGCTTGTCGCGATCAAAGAAACCGAAGCCGCCATACGGCAAGGCCGGGATGGAATCCATGCCTATCTGGAGACAAAGGGAGCTCTTGCCCGTGTCGAGCATCTGTTACTTTCCATGGAAGAGGGCATCCCTGAATTGCGCAGAGAAACGGCGAAGCTTCAAGGAGCGTTCGAGTTGCGCGAATGGTGGCTGAAGAGGGAAATGCTCCTTACGGAGGATGCCGAATTGCGGGATCAGCTAAGGGAGCCTTCAACCGTATTGTTACGCGAAGATACGGCCCTAAGGTGGGCGGAATTGAAGAAAGATAAGTATGAAAGTTCAAGCAGGCTAGCGGTTGCAAGGAACGCGCGAACGGAGTTGTTACAGCTACGGGAGAAGTTGACGTGGCAAGCGGAATGGGTAAACGTTCACCTGGAATGGGAACGTCTGGAGTCGATGCGGGAAGCGATAACGGCCAAACGCGAAGAACGTGCGGAGCTTGAGGCTGAGCGCAGGACGTTAGAGGAAACGATAAGCAGCATCCTATCCCGGGTTTCTGCGACTTGGGGCGAGGCGGAGCTGTTAACATTCGGAGGAATGGCGGCGGAACGCGAGCAAATACGCAAAGTTCAACAGTCGTGGGAGGAAGAAGAAAAGGCGGCGATCGCTCTTCAGGCCGAAATGAGAAGGCTCGCAAGGCAGCAGGAAGTGGTTCAATCCGAAGACAACCTTGCCGACGAATATGGAATTGGGCGGGAGCCCGCCGATGGAAATAACGGGAGCGAGTTTTCGTTCGGATATTTCGTTCCTCGGACCCGGGCTGCGCTGTTGCAAGCTTGGCACGGTCTAGAGGATGCCCGCCGGGATTACGAGAGGTCGAGGTCGTCCGTTAGATCGCCTCGTTCAACCGCTTCTCGCGTTAACTCGAAAGCCAAACGCGGTTCCGCGCCGGGATACGCGATCGCCGGCTTGTTGGGAGCAATTGCAATAGCTTTGCCGATAGGAATAGGCTTAAGCTTAAGCCGCACAGTGCCCTTATTCGTATATTTCCTATCGTCAGTGCTACTGCTGGCAGCCGGTGCGGTTATATTCGTATCTCGGCGGAATTTTCGACAGGAGGCAAGAGGCGGCAGCGACGACGCCTTCTCCGCATCGGCTGAAGACGACCTGATCGCCGTACGATTCCATCATAAGCAGATGAACGACCGGCTTCGTCAACTCGTTCAACATGCGGAAACGGCAGCTTCGCGACTGTTGCCGGAGCTCCCGGAATCGCTCGTCCCGGACATGAGGGAGTCTCAGCATACGATCGACGCCGTATGGCAACAACTTAGGACCGCCGTTCACGAACAGCTTGGGCGCTTGGAGGAGAGCGATCGGCTGAGAGACAAGCAACAAGAGTTGCAAAACCGGGTGCAGGAGCTTCGAATGGAGCGGGATTTGGTAGAAAGAGATGCGCTGGAACAACGTTCGCGGATGAATCAACTTCAGACGAATTGGAAGCAATGGCTGGCATCGAAACGGTTGCCACCCCATCTTACCCCCGACAGCCTGCCCGAACTATTCGGAATCGCCGAGCAAGGACAGGCCGCGCTTAGGCAACGCCAACGCGTAGCCGAACGTTCCCAATCGCTTCAAGCGGCGATTAGGGAATTCGAACAAACGGCGGTCCGTTTAATCGAGATCTGTTCTACGCCGACCGGAATACCCGCGGATATCGTTCAGGCCGTGCAAGGCTTGTACAAGGAATCGAAGCGGCATGTAGGCTTGAAGAATGAAGCGGAGCAACTAGAGGGGCAGCTTGCCTTGATAGAAGCTACTGTTGAGGAAGAGCAAGCCCTCCTCGCGAACATAGACATTCGCATCGCAGATTTATTCCGCGAAGCCCATGTCGGATCGGAAGCCGAGCTGGAGAGCCGGCTAAGAATCGAAGAGCGCAGTCTGGCGCTTCGGAAGGAAGCGCGGGAAATTCAATTGCGACTCGAGTCGGGAAGAGATTCCGAAGAACAGTCGCGCTTGTATGAGCTGCTTCGCGCCTATGACGAAGCTTCGCTAACGTCGCTGCTACGCGAACGTAAAGATCTGCTGATTGCGGAAGAAGCGCGCCGTACGGAGCTGTTGGATCAACGGGGACGGCTGACGCAAGAGCTCGATCGGCAGCGATCTGAGGCGGAGCTCGAGGATCACGGGCAGAGGCTGCGGGAGCTTCAAGCGAAGTTGGAACGCTTAACAGAGCGTTATGCCGTTCTAGCGATCGGCGAGAGACTAATCGTACAGACGAAAGCCGTATTCGAGGAAGAGAAGCAACCGGAAGTGCTGCAGCGCGCCTCTCGTTACTTCCGGCGGATGACGAACGACGCATACGTTCGAATCGTTGCTCCCGGGGACAGTAAGACCCTATTCGCAGAGACGCCTGATCGTCGCTCGCTGGATAGCGCCTTCTTAAGCCGGGGAACCCAAGAGCAGCTTTACTTGGCGATGCGTTTTGCCTTATGCGACGCGGCATCTCCAGAGCATCCGTTGCCGCTCCTGTTGGATGATCTATTCGTTCATTTCGACGAGCAAAGGTTAACGCAAGCGCTCCCCGTGCTGTCGGAGTTGGCAAATTCGAGGCAGATCGTACTGTTTACCTGCCATCGGTATATGGCGCGGACGATAGCTTCGGGGATTCCATCAGTCCGGATCCTGTCTCTGGGGGAACAGGAGGTTTAG